In Pseudoroseomonas cervicalis, the DNA window TTTGCTGCGGTGCACTGATGCGCGGCCTGTTTGACGCCCTGCCGGAGAACCGGCGGGCTGCGCATCGGGACAGCAGCGATGAACTGGCCCCGCTGGTGCGGCAGGCCGTGCGTCCGGGCGATGTCATTCTGGTCAAGGGGTCCCTGGGCAGCCGCATGGCGGTGGTGGTCCGGGCCCTGGCATCGGCGGCGCCGGCTGGGGAAGCCGCGCCGCACGAAGGGGCGCATTCATGATCTTCAACCTCCTGTCCTCGCAGCCGGACGGGTTCATCCTGTTCAACCTGTTCCGCTACGTGACCTTCCGGGCGGGTGCTGCGTGCATGACGGCGCTGTTCATCAGCCTGTTCTTCGGCCCCGCCGTGATCCGCTGGCTGAAAAGCTTCCAGAATGGCGGCCAGCCGATCCGCACCGACGGGCCGGATTCCCACCTGCTGACCAAGAAGGGCACGCCCACCATGGGCGGCGTGCTGATCCTGCTGGGGCTGACGATCTCCACCCTGCTCTGGGCCGATCTGCGCAACGGCTTCGTCTGGGCGGTGCTGCTGGTGACGCTGGGCTATGGCGCGCTGGGCTTCTGGGATGACTGGCTGAAGGTCACCAAGCGCAACACCAAGGGCGTCTCCGGCAAGACCAAGCTGGTGGTGCAGGCGGGCGTGGGCCTTGTCGCCGCCCTCTGGATCACCGCGCTGATGCCGGGCGCGCTGGCCGGCAAGCTGGCCATGCCGGTGTTCAAGGACGCGCTGATCCATTTCGGCATGCTGTTCCCGCTGGTCGCCATGCTGGTGATGATGGGCGCCTCCAACGCGGTGAACCTGACCGACGGGCTGGATGGCCTGGCCACCGTGCCGGTGATGCTGGCGGCCGGCGTGTTCGGGCTGATCTCCTACCTGGTGGGCAACCGCCTCTTCGCCGAATACCTGCAGCTGAACGGCGTGCCCGGCACGGCGGAGCTCGCCGTGTTCTGCTCGGCGCTGATCGGCGCGGGGCTCGGCTTCCTCTGGTTCAACGCGCCGCCGGCCAAGGTCTTCATGGGCGACACCGGCAGCCTGTCGCTGGGCGGCGCGCTGGGCGCGGTCGCCGTCGCCACCAAGCATGAGATCGTGCTGGCCATCGTCGGCGGGCTGTTCGTGGTGGAGACCGTCTCGGTCATCATCCAGGTCTTCTGGTACAAGCGCACCGGCAGGCGCGTCTTCCTGATGGCGCCGCTGCACCACCATTTCGAGAAGAAGGGCTGGGCCGAGCCCACCATCGTGATCCGCTTCTGGATCATCGCCATGATCCTGGCCCTCGTCGGCCTCAGCACGCTGAAGATCCGCTGAGATGAGCGGCGCCGCCCCCACCCCTCCTGGCTTCCGCCCCTTCGCCGGCCAGCGCCTGGCGGTGGTCGGGCTCGGCCGGGCCGGGCTGCCGGCGGCGCGCCGCCTGGCGGAATGGGGCGCCGAGATCCTGTGCTGGGATGATGGCGAGGCCGCGCGCGAGGCCGCCTCGGCCGAGGGGCTGCCGGTCGGCGACCCGGCGGCCCTGGCCGGCTTCCCCTTCGACGCGCTGCTGCTCTCCCCCGGCATCCCGCATCTTCTGCCGCGCGCCCATCCGGCGGCGGCGGCGGCGCGGGCGGCCGGCGTGCCGGTGCTCTGCGATGCCGAGCTGCTCTACCGCGCGGTGCGCGCGGCCGGCAGCGCGGCCCGCTTCGTCGGCATCACCGGCACCAATGGCAAGTCCACCACCACCGCCCTGCTGCACCATCTGCTGGCCCGCGCCGGCCGCAATGTCGCGGTGGGCGGCAATCTGGGCCCGGCGGCCATCGGATTGCCGATTCTCAACCAGGACGGGATTTATGTCCTGGAAATGTCCAGCTACATGCTGGAGCGGCTGGCGGAGCTGCGATTCGACCTTGGCGTCATGCTGAACCTGACCCCGGACCATATCGACCGGCATGGCGACATGGCGGGCTATGCCGCGGCCAAGGCGCATCTCTTCGATCGCCAGGGCGCGGGCGACCTTGCCATCATCGGCATGGACGATGAATGGGGGCCGCGCTTCGCCGAGGGCCGCGCCGCGCGGGTGGTGCCGATCTCCGGCCACGCGCCCCAGCCGGGCGGCGTCTGGGCCGAGGGGCGGCTGCTGCGCGACGCGCAGGGGCCGATCGCCGATCTGGAGCGCGCCGCCGCCCTGCCCGGCCCGCACAATGCGCAGAACGCCGCCGCCGCGGTCGCCGCCGCCCTCGCCCTCGGCCTGGGGCGGGCCGAGATCGCCGCGGGGCTTGCCAGCTTCCCCGGCCTGCCGCACCGGCAGGAGCGGGTCGGCACCCGCGCCGGCATCCTCTTCGTCAATGACAGCAAGGCCACCAATGCCGACAGCACCGCCCCGGCGCTGTCGAGCTATGACCGGGTGGTGTGGATCGCCGGCGGCGTGCCGAAACAGGGCGGGATCGAGGGGCTGGCGCCGCTGTTTCCGCGCATCGCCCGCGCCGTGCTGATCGGCCAGGCGGCGGAGGATTTCGCCGCGACCCTCTCGCGGCACGGCATCCCGGCCGAGATCGCCGGGACGCTGCAGGACGCGGTGCCGGCCGCCTTCGCCGCCGCCCGCGCCGAGGGGGTGGGCACCGTGCTGCTCTCCCCCGCCTGCGCCAGCTTCGACCAGTTCAGCGGCTTCGAGGCGCGCGGCGACGCGTTCCGCGCCCTTGTCGCCGCCTTGCCGGAGGATGCGTGATGGCCCTGTCCCGTGCCGATACCTCGGTGCTCGGCCGCTGGTGGTGGACGGTCGACCGCTGGACCCTGGCGGCGCTGCTCTCCCTGGTGGGCTTCGGCTATGTCATGCTGCTGGCGGCGAGCCCGGGTGTCGCCGAGCGCATCGGCGCCTCCTCGCGCGACCTGTTCATCCTGAAGCAGGTCTTCTTCCTGGCGCTGGCCACCGGCGCCATGGTCGTCATCTCGCTCTTCTCGGTGAAGCAGGTGCGGCGCCTGGCGCTGCTGGGCTTCGCCGTGGCGCTGCTGATGACCATGGCGACGCTGTCGATCGGCGTCGAGATCAAGGGCGCGCGGCGCTGGCTGCACCTGCCGGGCATGACGCTGCAGCCCTCGGAATTCCTCAAGCCCTGCTTCGCCGTCGTCGCCGCCTGGCTGCTGGCCGAGGCGCGCAGCCTGGGCTGGCGCGCGACCCTCGGCGCCTGCGCCCTGTTCCTGGTGGTCGCCGCGGTGCTGGTGAAGCAGCCCGATATGGGCATGCTGGTGGTGGTGGGCTCGGTGTTCTGCGCCCAGCTCTTCGTCGCCGGCATCAACATGGTGCTGGTGGCCGGCTGCGGCATCGCCGGCATCATGGGCGGCATCGGCGCCTATTTCGTGCTGCCGCATTTCCGCAGCCGCATCGACCGCTTCCTCGACCCCGCCTCGGGCGACACCTACCAGGTGCAGGTGGCGATGGAGGCCTTCGGCCATGGCGGGCTGCTGGGTGTCGGCCCCGGCGAGGGCCGGCTGAAGGCGATGCTGCCCGACGCCCATGCCGATTTCGTCTTCGCCGTCGCCGGCGAGGAATTCGGCCTGATCCTCTGCATCCTGATCCTGGCGCTGTTCGGCTTCGTGGTGCTGCGCGGCCTGCTGCGGCTGCTGGGCGAGAAGGACATGTTCACCATCCTGGCCGCCACCGGGCTGCTGACCCAGTTCGGCCTGCAGGCCTTCATCAACATGGGCTCGGCGCTGCACCTGATCCCGACCAAGGGCATGACGCTGCCCTTCATCTCCTATGGCGGTTCCTCGGTGGTGGCCGTCGCGCTCGGCATGGGCATGCTGCTGGCGCTGACAAGGCGGCGCCTGGCGCGGATGGAGGAGGAATGAGCCCCCCCATCGTCATCGCCGCCGGCGGCACCGGCGGGCATTTCTTCCCGGCCGAGGCGCTGGCGGCCGAGCTGCTGCGCCGCGGCCACCGCATCGCGCTGATGACCGATGCCCGCAGCGCCGACTATTCCAGCCCGGCCTTCGCCGATGCCGAGCGTTTCGTGCTGCGCGGCGCGGGGCTGGCCGGGCGCGGGCTGCAGCGCGCCGCCAAGGGCGCCCTGGCGCTGGCCGCCGGCACGCTGCAGGCGCGGCGCATCCTGGCGCGCCTCAGGCCGCAGGCGGTGGTGGGCTTCGGCGGCTATCCTTGCGTGCCGCCGCTGCTGGCCGCGCGCAGCCTGGGCGGGCGGCGCCCGGCCACCATCCTGCACGAGCAGAACGCGGTGCTGGGCCGCGCCAACCGGCTGCTGGCGCGCGGCGCCGACATGCTGGCGCTGTCCTTCACCGACACCAGCCGCATCCCGGCCGGCACCCGCACCGCTTTGGTCGGCAATCCGGTGCGCCCGGCGCTGGCCGCGCTCGCCGGCCAGGGCTTCACCGCGCCGCAGGGGCCGCTGCGGCTCTTCGTCATCGGCGGCAGCCTGGGCGCGCGCATCTTCTCCGATGTGGTGCCGGCGGCCATCGGCCTGCTGGCCGCGCCGCTGCGCACGCGGCTCTCCATCGTGCAGCAATGCCGCATCGAGGATTTGCCGCGCGTGCGCGCCGCCTATGAGGCGCTGGGCGTGCCGGCGGAGCTCGCCCCCTTCTTCGGCGATGTCGCCGGGCTCTATGGCACGGCGCATCTGGTGATCGCCCGCGCCGGCGCCTCGACCGTCGCCGAACTCGCCTGCGCCGGGCGGCCCGGCATCCTGGTGCCGCTGCCCTCTGCCATCGACGACCACCAGAGCGCCAATGCCAGGGCGCTCGCCGCCAGCGGCGCCGCCGTGGTGATGCCGCAGCCCGGCTGCACGCCGGAGGCGCTGGCCGGTCAGCTCGCCGCGCTGCTCGGCGACCCGGCGGCGCTGGCCGCCGCGGCCGAGGCCGCCGCGCGCCTGGCCGCGCCGGATGCCGCGTCGCGGCTGGCCGACCTCGTTCTCTCCCGCGCCGAAGCGCGCCGTCCTCAGGAAGTCTCGTGATGCGCGCCCTGCCGCTCAATATCGGTCCCATCCACTTCGTCGG includes these proteins:
- the mraY gene encoding phospho-N-acetylmuramoyl-pentapeptide-transferase; the protein is MIFNLLSSQPDGFILFNLFRYVTFRAGAACMTALFISLFFGPAVIRWLKSFQNGGQPIRTDGPDSHLLTKKGTPTMGGVLILLGLTISTLLWADLRNGFVWAVLLVTLGYGALGFWDDWLKVTKRNTKGVSGKTKLVVQAGVGLVAALWITALMPGALAGKLAMPVFKDALIHFGMLFPLVAMLVMMGASNAVNLTDGLDGLATVPVMLAAGVFGLISYLVGNRLFAEYLQLNGVPGTAELAVFCSALIGAGLGFLWFNAPPAKVFMGDTGSLSLGGALGAVAVATKHEIVLAIVGGLFVVETVSVIIQVFWYKRTGRRVFLMAPLHHHFEKKGWAEPTIVIRFWIIAMILALVGLSTLKIR
- the murD gene encoding UDP-N-acetylmuramoyl-L-alanine--D-glutamate ligase produces the protein MSGAAPTPPGFRPFAGQRLAVVGLGRAGLPAARRLAEWGAEILCWDDGEAAREAASAEGLPVGDPAALAGFPFDALLLSPGIPHLLPRAHPAAAAARAAGVPVLCDAELLYRAVRAAGSAARFVGITGTNGKSTTTALLHHLLARAGRNVAVGGNLGPAAIGLPILNQDGIYVLEMSSYMLERLAELRFDLGVMLNLTPDHIDRHGDMAGYAAAKAHLFDRQGAGDLAIIGMDDEWGPRFAEGRAARVVPISGHAPQPGGVWAEGRLLRDAQGPIADLERAAALPGPHNAQNAAAAVAAALALGLGRAEIAAGLASFPGLPHRQERVGTRAGILFVNDSKATNADSTAPALSSYDRVVWIAGGVPKQGGIEGLAPLFPRIARAVLIGQAAEDFAATLSRHGIPAEIAGTLQDAVPAAFAAARAEGVGTVLLSPACASFDQFSGFEARGDAFRALVAALPEDA
- a CDS encoding FtsW/RodA/SpoVE family cell cycle protein; protein product: MALSRADTSVLGRWWWTVDRWTLAALLSLVGFGYVMLLAASPGVAERIGASSRDLFILKQVFFLALATGAMVVISLFSVKQVRRLALLGFAVALLMTMATLSIGVEIKGARRWLHLPGMTLQPSEFLKPCFAVVAAWLLAEARSLGWRATLGACALFLVVAAVLVKQPDMGMLVVVGSVFCAQLFVAGINMVLVAGCGIAGIMGGIGAYFVLPHFRSRIDRFLDPASGDTYQVQVAMEAFGHGGLLGVGPGEGRLKAMLPDAHADFVFAVAGEEFGLILCILILALFGFVVLRGLLRLLGEKDMFTILAATGLLTQFGLQAFINMGSALHLIPTKGMTLPFISYGGSSVVAVALGMGMLLALTRRRLARMEEE
- the murG gene encoding undecaprenyldiphospho-muramoylpentapeptide beta-N-acetylglucosaminyltransferase — protein: MSPPIVIAAGGTGGHFFPAEALAAELLRRGHRIALMTDARSADYSSPAFADAERFVLRGAGLAGRGLQRAAKGALALAAGTLQARRILARLRPQAVVGFGGYPCVPPLLAARSLGGRRPATILHEQNAVLGRANRLLARGADMLALSFTDTSRIPAGTRTALVGNPVRPALAALAGQGFTAPQGPLRLFVIGGSLGARIFSDVVPAAIGLLAAPLRTRLSIVQQCRIEDLPRVRAAYEALGVPAELAPFFGDVAGLYGTAHLVIARAGASTVAELACAGRPGILVPLPSAIDDHQSANARALAASGAAVVMPQPGCTPEALAGQLAALLGDPAALAAAAEAAARLAAPDAASRLADLVLSRAEARRPQEVS